The following coding sequences are from one Natrarchaeobaculum sulfurireducens window:
- a CDS encoding NAD-dependent epimerase/dehydratase family protein has product MSSRTAAVTGATGFLGSHLCARLLDDGWTVRGLARPTSDRGDLEGVEWYVGDLFDDEPLRSLVDGTDVVFHLAGVGLWSADPETVGRVNRDGTASVLEACRAGDVDRVVFTSTAGTRRANGTSEFADETDVAEPIGAYQSSKAEAERLVDRYAEVDGEAVTVHPTSIVGPGDESFTSQLLAMGLEPTMPATLPGGASIVGVSDVVDGLLAAAAHGRSGEHYLLGGENLTYDRAAGRIADYAGGTAAPIRVPATAIRAAGPVAEGVRAVTGRQVFPFDRQMAALATQRLFYTSQKAHDELGYEYQPIEAHLPEILEWYRGR; this is encoded by the coding sequence ATGAGCAGTCGAACGGCCGCGGTCACCGGCGCGACGGGCTTTCTCGGCTCGCACCTCTGTGCGCGGCTGCTCGACGACGGCTGGACGGTTCGCGGGCTCGCGAGACCGACGTCGGACCGGGGCGACCTCGAGGGAGTCGAGTGGTACGTCGGCGACCTCTTCGACGACGAGCCGCTGCGCTCGCTCGTCGACGGGACCGACGTCGTCTTCCACCTCGCTGGCGTCGGGCTCTGGAGCGCCGACCCCGAGACCGTCGGGCGGGTCAATCGCGACGGGACGGCCTCGGTCCTCGAGGCCTGTCGTGCTGGCGACGTTGACCGCGTCGTGTTCACCAGCACGGCTGGCACCCGGCGGGCGAACGGGACCAGCGAGTTCGCCGACGAGACGGACGTCGCCGAGCCAATCGGCGCGTACCAGTCCTCGAAAGCCGAGGCCGAACGGCTGGTCGACCGGTACGCCGAGGTCGACGGCGAGGCGGTCACGGTCCACCCGACGTCGATCGTCGGCCCCGGCGACGAGTCCTTTACGTCCCAGTTGCTCGCGATGGGACTCGAGCCGACGATGCCCGCGACCCTCCCCGGCGGGGCGAGCATCGTTGGCGTCTCGGACGTCGTCGACGGATTGCTCGCGGCCGCAGCGCACGGCCGGAGCGGCGAGCACTACCTCCTCGGCGGGGAGAACCTCACCTACGATCGGGCTGCCGGGCGGATCGCCGACTACGCGGGCGGCACCGCAGCCCCGATCCGCGTACCTGCGACCGCCATCCGCGCCGCCGGCCCCGTCGCCGAGGGCGTCCGCGCGGTCACCGGTCGACAGGTGTTCCCGTTCGATCGGCAGATGGCCGCCCTCGCGACCCAGCGACTCTTTTACACCTCGCAGAAGGCCCACGACGAACTCGGCTACGAGTACCAGCCCATAGAGGCCCACCTCCCCGAGATCCTCGAGTGGTACCGGGGCCGATAG
- a CDS encoding DUF354 domain-containing protein — MRILVFANTPAHVHLYRHAVSRLEERGHDVCVLGREYDCTTDLLEFYGLPYQPYGAHGTEPTSRLAFGRELVGQLGRIATTTRRFSPDVVFGRGPYAAFAGSLARAPTVLVLDDEPGSFNHTVSRPFADCILSPAVTRRDLGDAHYTFEGFKECAYLHPAVFDPDPAVHEYLGIDPDEPYVIVRFNALDALHDAGIEGFSSAQRLDLIERLSERATVFVSDEGDDLALTDLPARPYDLHPALIHDAMAGADLLVADTGTMVTEAGLLGTPAIRYRGTDDHVYGEFRELERVGLVEQADSYDDVRDRALDLLEDETATDRWAQRRREYVGDLVNLTDVLVDVAEARGSVDRLGPATRRTLRKRSTPS; from the coding sequence ATGCGGATTCTGGTCTTCGCGAACACGCCGGCGCACGTCCACCTGTACCGCCACGCCGTCTCCCGCCTCGAGGAGCGGGGCCACGACGTGTGCGTCCTGGGACGGGAGTACGACTGTACGACCGACTTACTCGAGTTCTACGGACTGCCGTATCAGCCCTACGGCGCACACGGGACCGAGCCGACGTCGCGGCTGGCGTTCGGACGAGAGCTGGTCGGCCAACTCGGCCGCATCGCGACGACGACACGGCGGTTCAGCCCGGACGTCGTCTTCGGTCGCGGTCCGTACGCCGCCTTTGCCGGCTCGCTCGCTCGAGCGCCGACCGTGCTCGTCCTCGACGACGAGCCGGGGTCGTTCAACCACACCGTCTCGCGGCCGTTCGCCGACTGTATCCTCTCGCCCGCCGTTACCCGTCGTGACCTCGGCGACGCCCACTACACGTTCGAGGGGTTCAAAGAGTGTGCGTACCTTCACCCCGCGGTCTTCGACCCCGACCCGGCCGTCCACGAGTACCTCGGGATCGACCCCGACGAGCCCTACGTCATCGTTCGGTTCAACGCCCTCGACGCGCTTCACGACGCCGGCATCGAGGGCTTTTCCTCGGCACAGCGCCTGGACCTGATCGAACGACTGAGCGAACGGGCGACGGTATTCGTCTCCGACGAGGGCGACGACCTCGCGCTCACCGACCTCCCGGCTCGTCCGTACGACCTCCACCCCGCGTTGATCCACGACGCGATGGCCGGTGCCGACCTGCTCGTCGCCGATACGGGCACCATGGTCACCGAAGCTGGCCTCCTCGGGACGCCCGCGATCCGCTATCGGGGCACCGACGACCACGTCTACGGCGAGTTCCGCGAACTCGAGCGCGTCGGCCTCGTCGAGCAGGCCGACAGCTACGACGACGTTCGCGACCGTGCACTCGACCTGCTCGAGGACGAGACGGCAACCGACCGCTGGGCGCAACGACGACGCGAGTACGTCGGCGACCTGGTGAACCTGACGGACGTCTTGGTCGACGTCGCGGAGGCTCGCGGATCGGTCGATCGACTCGGGCCAGCGACGCGGCGCACGTTACGCAAGCGGTCGACTCCGAGTTGA
- a CDS encoding glycosyltransferase family 2 protein yields the protein MYKGKTVGVVVTAYDEAAFVGSVIETVPAFVDRIYVVDDDSPDESWRVIQDVAERINDREETPPEFAVTDGGDGDGRRVVPIRHEENRGYGAAVKTGYERAAADDIDVVAVMNGDGQMDPAILDRIVDPVATGEADYAKGNRLLTREDREGMSTFRFVGNAMLTGLSKFASGYWTIGDPQNGYTAISRETIESLDLESITDQYGFLNHILTHLNVDDRRVADVSMSAVYGDEESSIRYVPFIRYVSLLLLRSFLWRLKRQYVVEGFHPTVVFYGSGTAGLAGGLLGAFASLRQRTRDAGSSGGVVAGLLASFVAVLVGLLALGIAIAMDATANESLEVTHYEYSDGRDGSNADRSLDPTERDDQDWISTADRDGPSHPQ from the coding sequence ATGTATAAGGGAAAGACGGTCGGCGTGGTCGTGACGGCCTACGACGAGGCGGCGTTCGTCGGGAGCGTCATCGAGACGGTGCCGGCGTTCGTCGACCGGATCTACGTCGTCGACGACGACTCGCCGGACGAGAGCTGGCGAGTCATCCAGGACGTCGCCGAACGGATTAACGACCGGGAGGAGACGCCACCGGAATTCGCGGTGACAGACGGTGGTGACGGCGACGGACGACGTGTCGTCCCGATCCGCCACGAGGAAAACCGTGGTTATGGCGCGGCGGTCAAGACGGGCTACGAGCGCGCCGCCGCGGACGATATCGACGTCGTTGCCGTGATGAACGGTGACGGGCAGATGGATCCGGCGATCCTCGATCGGATCGTCGATCCCGTCGCGACTGGCGAAGCCGACTACGCAAAAGGGAACCGCTTGCTCACGCGCGAGGATCGCGAGGGAATGTCGACGTTCCGGTTCGTCGGTAATGCGATGCTCACCGGCCTCTCGAAGTTCGCCTCGGGCTACTGGACGATCGGTGACCCACAGAACGGCTACACCGCCATCTCTCGAGAGACGATCGAGTCGCTCGACCTCGAGTCGATTACGGACCAGTACGGCTTTCTCAATCACATCCTCACGCACCTCAACGTCGACGATCGCCGGGTCGCGGACGTCTCGATGTCGGCCGTCTACGGCGACGAGGAGAGCAGCATCCGGTACGTCCCGTTTATCAGATACGTCTCGCTGTTGTTGCTCCGGAGCTTCCTCTGGCGACTCAAGCGTCAGTACGTGGTCGAGGGCTTTCACCCGACGGTCGTCTTCTACGGAAGCGGTACGGCCGGGCTCGCCGGGGGCCTTCTCGGCGCGTTCGCATCGCTCCGACAGCGCACTCGAGACGCGGGCTCGAGCGGCGGGGTCGTCGCCGGTCTCCTCGCGTCGTTCGTGGCTGTGCTGGTTGGCCTCCTCGCACTCGGCATCGCGATTGCGATGGATGCAACGGCAAACGAGTCACTCGAGGTGACCCACTACGAGTACAGCGACGGACGCGACGGTTCGAACGCGGACCGGTCACTCGACCCGACCGAACGAGACGATCAAGACTGGATTTCGACGGCCGATCGCGACGGGCCATCGCACCCGCAGTGA
- a CDS encoding nucleotide sugar dehydrogenase yields the protein MTADRTRATEPDGGIGLYGGDVSETRQRELLTSGAIPVAVYGLGKMGLPLSAVYAETTGAVTGVDVDPSVVETIRRGESHVVGEPGLADLVADQVDAGRLEATTDGPAAAEQARIHVVIVPTLLDDRNDPDLTTVESVVDDIGAGLEPGDLVIAESTLPPGTCRDVLAPHLAATSGLEPGEFGLAFCPERTASGTALRDIRGQYPKVVGGVDDESTRAACVVYGELSDNDVHPVSDATTAEAVKVFEGVYRDVNIALANELGRLADELGISAREAMHTANELPMCQLHDPGPGVGGHCIPFYPHFLLSGADEPMALTRTAREVNESMPAVVVGRLERELAAAEVDDGLEGVATDLADASVVVLGITYRPGVEETRASPALGVIDALTDAGADVAGVDPLVDPADYGVRPVSLADLSAESFDAAVLVTPHEEFRDLEWDALEPMVVADGRDALGELTGWDALDRHESRHRVYTLGGSSDGSPPAGRRESRRSTERMAGSSADPLEPGRTDGGDDV from the coding sequence ATGACGGCCGACCGGACTCGAGCGACCGAACCCGACGGCGGGATCGGCCTCTACGGCGGCGACGTCTCCGAAACGCGCCAGCGTGAGCTGTTGACGTCGGGTGCGATTCCCGTCGCCGTCTACGGGCTCGGCAAGATGGGGCTACCGCTTTCGGCCGTCTACGCCGAGACGACCGGGGCCGTCACCGGCGTCGACGTCGATCCGTCGGTCGTCGAGACCATCCGCCGGGGCGAGAGCCACGTCGTCGGCGAACCCGGCCTCGCGGACCTCGTCGCCGACCAGGTCGACGCGGGCCGGCTCGAGGCGACGACGGACGGCCCCGCCGCGGCCGAACAGGCCAGAATCCACGTCGTGATCGTTCCCACGCTGCTCGACGACAGGAACGATCCCGATCTGACGACGGTCGAGTCGGTCGTCGACGACATCGGGGCCGGCCTCGAGCCAGGTGATCTCGTGATCGCCGAGTCGACGCTGCCCCCTGGCACCTGCCGTGACGTCCTCGCGCCACATCTGGCCGCGACGTCGGGACTCGAGCCCGGCGAGTTCGGCCTCGCGTTCTGTCCCGAGCGAACCGCTTCGGGAACGGCACTGCGGGACATCCGCGGCCAGTATCCGAAGGTCGTCGGCGGCGTCGACGACGAGAGCACGCGCGCAGCGTGTGTCGTCTATGGCGAACTCTCGGACAACGACGTCCACCCAGTCTCCGACGCGACGACCGCGGAGGCCGTCAAGGTGTTCGAGGGCGTCTACCGCGACGTGAACATCGCACTCGCGAACGAACTCGGACGACTCGCGGACGAACTCGGAATCTCCGCGCGCGAGGCAATGCACACGGCGAACGAACTGCCGATGTGTCAGCTCCACGACCCCGGCCCCGGCGTGGGCGGCCACTGTATCCCGTTTTATCCGCACTTCCTGTTGTCGGGTGCCGACGAGCCGATGGCGCTCACCCGGACCGCTCGAGAAGTCAACGAGTCGATGCCAGCGGTCGTCGTCGGGCGTCTCGAGCGCGAACTCGCAGCCGCCGAGGTCGACGACGGACTCGAGGGCGTAGCGACCGACCTCGCGGACGCCTCGGTGGTCGTCCTGGGGATCACGTACCGCCCCGGCGTCGAGGAGACCCGCGCGTCACCCGCGCTGGGAGTGATCGATGCGCTGACGGACGCCGGCGCGGACGTCGCGGGTGTCGATCCACTGGTCGACCCCGCCGACTACGGTGTCCGGCCGGTCTCGCTCGCGGATCTCTCGGCCGAGTCGTTCGACGCGGCCGTCCTCGTGACGCCACACGAGGAGTTCCGCGATCTCGAGTGGGACGCCCTCGAGCCGATGGTCGTCGCAGACGGCCGCGATGCACTCGGCGAACTCACCGGGTGGGATGCACTCGACCGCCACGAGTCGCGCCACCGCGTCTACACGCTCGGTGGCTCGAGCGACGGGTCGCCCCCAGCCGGCCGGCGTGAGAGTCGCCGATCGACAGAGCGGATGGCGGGTTCGAGCGCTGACCCGCTCGAGCCGGGTCGAACGGACGGTGGTGACGATGTATAA
- a CDS encoding Gfo/Idh/MocA family protein, with the protein MSMDTSQESTRAVRAGVIGVGAMGKNHARVYSELRDVALAGVCDHDREVARTVAAEYGTEATDLQSLLERCDVVTVAVPTPVHYETVSQCLDAGVHVLVEKPIAETTDQGRRLAEQAREAGLVLQVGHIERFNPAVQTVAELIDDLEVIGLEAERLGPPVDRTARGNVVFDLMVHDVDVVGSLLDEQPESVSAMGTDDGQYATATMAYDDVVASLTASRVTQKKVRKLTVTATECLVEVDYLQQSVLIHRDSYPEYLTDDGQRRYRHESVVERPRVDNGEPLRHELESFLEAVRTDSEPAVTAEDGIEALELVQTIDALVDGNAPEREREVEIR; encoded by the coding sequence ATGAGTATGGATACATCACAGGAATCGACGCGAGCCGTACGGGCCGGCGTTATCGGCGTTGGAGCGATGGGGAAAAACCACGCACGCGTCTACAGCGAGCTTCGAGACGTGGCGTTAGCGGGCGTCTGCGACCACGACCGCGAGGTCGCTCGCACTGTCGCCGCCGAGTACGGCACGGAGGCGACCGACCTCCAGTCGTTGCTCGAGCGCTGCGATGTCGTGACGGTCGCCGTTCCGACGCCGGTCCACTACGAGACCGTCTCGCAGTGTCTCGACGCTGGCGTCCACGTCCTCGTCGAGAAGCCGATCGCCGAGACGACCGACCAGGGCCGTCGGCTCGCCGAACAGGCCAGAGAGGCAGGGCTCGTCCTCCAGGTTGGACACATCGAACGGTTCAATCCCGCCGTTCAGACGGTCGCCGAGTTGATCGACGACCTCGAGGTGATCGGTCTCGAGGCCGAACGGCTCGGCCCGCCGGTCGATCGGACCGCGCGGGGAAACGTCGTCTTCGACCTGATGGTCCACGACGTCGACGTCGTTGGATCGTTACTGGACGAACAGCCGGAGTCGGTCTCCGCGATGGGAACCGACGACGGACAGTACGCCACCGCGACGATGGCCTACGACGACGTCGTCGCCTCGCTGACGGCGAGTCGGGTTACCCAGAAGAAAGTCCGAAAACTCACCGTCACGGCCACGGAGTGTCTCGTCGAGGTCGACTACCTCCAGCAGTCGGTGTTGATTCACCGCGACTCGTATCCAGAGTACCTTACGGACGACGGCCAGCGACGCTACCGCCACGAGAGCGTCGTCGAACGCCCGCGGGTCGACAACGGCGAGCCCCTGCGACACGAACTCGAGTCGTTCCTCGAGGCGGTCCGCACGGACAGCGAGCCGGCGGTGACCGCCGAGGACGGCATCGAGGCCCTCGAACTCGTCCAGACGATCGACGCACTCGTCGACGGCAACGCGCCCGAGCGAGAACGGGAGGTGGAGATCAGATGA
- a CDS encoding DegT/DnrJ/EryC1/StrS family aminotransferase produces the protein MTDTEPNTELGTEPDRDPATTGASADAADTTTDEGVSIADPDVSTAAIDRVKSVIERGVLAAGEEVEAFEAEFASFCGASRGVATSNGTTALHAALEALCVGEGDAVVTSPFSFVASANAIRLAGGTPVFADIDPETYTMTPQAVEEIVSDRDDVVGLLPVHLYGLPADMPALADFADDHDLFVLEDACQAHGAAIDGEPVGSLGDAACFSFYPTKNATTGEGGMITTDRDDLADRAASYINHGRAASERGGYEHRRLGHNYRLTNVAAAIGRTQLERLPAFNEARRENAAYYDDRFAELPLETPTEPSGYRHVYHQYTIRTADRDGLQQALESRGVDTAIYYDPPIHRQPAYETVSTAAADLPRAERAAETVLSLPVHPGLSARDRRRVAEAVRNYALTA, from the coding sequence ATGACCGACACAGAACCGAATACGGAACTCGGTACCGAGCCGGACAGAGACCCCGCGACGACGGGTGCCAGCGCTGACGCAGCCGATACGACGACCGACGAGGGCGTCTCGATCGCCGACCCAGACGTCAGCACGGCGGCGATCGACCGCGTCAAATCGGTGATCGAGCGGGGCGTCCTCGCCGCTGGCGAAGAGGTCGAGGCGTTCGAAGCCGAGTTTGCGTCGTTCTGTGGGGCCAGCCGCGGCGTCGCGACCTCGAACGGAACGACAGCGCTTCACGCCGCGCTCGAGGCGCTTTGCGTCGGCGAGGGCGACGCGGTCGTCACTTCGCCGTTCTCGTTCGTCGCGAGCGCGAACGCGATTCGACTCGCCGGCGGGACGCCGGTCTTCGCCGACATCGACCCCGAAACGTACACCATGACGCCTCAGGCCGTCGAGGAAATCGTCTCGGACCGGGACGACGTCGTCGGGCTCCTCCCGGTTCACCTCTATGGGCTGCCCGCCGACATGCCTGCGCTGGCCGACTTCGCCGATGACCACGACCTGTTCGTCCTCGAGGACGCCTGCCAGGCCCACGGCGCGGCGATCGACGGCGAACCCGTCGGGAGCCTCGGTGACGCGGCCTGTTTCTCGTTCTACCCGACGAAGAACGCTACGACCGGCGAGGGCGGTATGATCACGACCGACCGCGACGACCTCGCAGATCGAGCCGCGAGCTACATCAACCACGGCCGCGCCGCCAGCGAGCGCGGCGGGTACGAACACAGACGGCTCGGGCACAACTACCGGCTGACCAACGTCGCCGCGGCGATCGGTCGAACCCAACTCGAGCGCCTGCCCGCGTTCAACGAGGCTCGACGCGAGAACGCGGCCTACTACGACGACCGGTTCGCCGAGTTGCCACTCGAGACGCCGACGGAGCCGTCGGGCTATCGCCACGTCTACCACCAGTACACGATCCGGACGGCGGACCGAGACGGCTTACAGCAGGCACTCGAGTCCCGCGGCGTCGACACGGCGATCTACTACGACCCGCCGATCCACCGCCAGCCAGCCTACGAGACGGTCAGCACTGCCGCGGCTGACCTCCCGCGGGCCGAACGAGCGGCCGAAACCGTGCTCTCGCTCCCGGTTCATCCGGGGCTCTCAGCGCGCGATCGGCGGCGGGTCGCCGAAGCAGTTCGCAACTACGCTCTCACCGCATGA
- a CDS encoding acyltransferase codes for MSQFVTGEDCQIDDDAAVGYGAFDEPTQIGDDATIRAGSIVYGDVTIGDDFTTGHNVLVREETTIGDDVLVGTKTVIDGQTRIGSHVSLQTAVYVPTQTIIGDNVFVGPNAIMTNDEYPIRTEVDLEGPTIESGASIGANATLLPGVTVGENAFVAAGAVVTDDVPADSLAVGAPATIEPLPDPLEGPNHLA; via the coding sequence GTGAGTCAGTTCGTCACCGGTGAGGACTGCCAGATCGACGACGACGCGGCGGTCGGCTACGGGGCGTTCGACGAACCGACCCAGATCGGCGACGACGCCACGATCAGGGCCGGTTCGATCGTCTACGGGGACGTGACGATCGGCGACGACTTCACGACGGGTCACAACGTGTTGGTTCGCGAGGAGACGACGATCGGCGACGACGTCCTCGTCGGGACCAAGACGGTCATCGACGGGCAGACCCGAATCGGCTCGCACGTCAGCCTTCAGACGGCCGTCTACGTCCCCACGCAGACGATCATCGGGGACAACGTCTTCGTCGGCCCGAACGCCATCATGACGAACGACGAGTATCCGATCAGAACCGAGGTCGACCTCGAGGGCCCGACGATCGAGTCGGGTGCATCGATCGGTGCTAACGCGACCTTGTTGCCCGGCGTGACGGTCGGCGAGAACGCATTCGTCGCAGCCGGCGCGGTCGTGACCGACGACGTCCCCGCGGACAGTCTTGCCGTCGGCGCGCCAGCGACCATCGAGCCGCTCCCGGACCCCCTCGAGGGGCCGAACCACCTCGCATGA
- a CDS encoding DUF7344 domain-containing protein, which translates to MSDHELTQAELFDVFSNARRRRTVQFLKRQGGSCDLASLVEQVAAWENDADPDEVTRTQRRRVYISLYQTHLPMLEDHDIVDWDPDAHAIELLPSEDVFEPYLDRHVETTRQWHRVYLTVTAVGAAALALTWLTSITAAVAPIVALLLCVIVLVVSLVQYASRRPDLDVPFGRASH; encoded by the coding sequence ATGTCTGACCACGAACTCACCCAGGCCGAACTGTTCGACGTGTTCAGTAACGCACGAAGACGTCGAACTGTCCAGTTCCTCAAACGCCAGGGCGGCAGCTGCGACCTCGCCTCGCTCGTCGAGCAGGTCGCCGCGTGGGAGAACGACGCCGACCCCGACGAGGTCACCCGGACCCAGCGTCGGCGCGTCTACATCTCGCTGTACCAGACGCATCTCCCGATGCTCGAAGACCACGACATCGTCGACTGGGACCCTGACGCACACGCGATCGAGTTGCTCCCCAGCGAAGACGTCTTCGAGCCGTACCTCGACCGCCACGTAGAGACCACCCGTCAGTGGCACCGCGTCTACCTGACGGTTACCGCCGTCGGTGCGGCCGCACTGGCGTTGACGTGGCTCACATCGATTACAGCCGCTGTCGCCCCGATCGTTGCCCTACTTCTTTGCGTGATCGTCCTCGTCGTTTCGCTCGTCCAGTACGCCTCACGTCGACCAGACCTCGACGTCCCGTTCGGTCGTGCGAGTCACTGA
- a CDS encoding DUF1616 domain-containing protein: MSFDTRTWTHLGFVRQYPFDLAVISLAAIAAYAAVTSYPAGSTLRLLATFPLVLFIPGYALVSVLFPGTERTVRHPSGPLESVWAGIDVVERLGLSVALSLAIVPIVVLVLPFGAGLGTVSIAATLAGLSVVFAQLGVIRRLRTPQPQRFVVSPIAGINRLRANENAVATLSSILLVGAIALAAGALLLGFLAPASADGFTELGLYTEDDDGDLVAGEIQNEVEPGDSVPVTIALENNEGERTDYSVIVQEQVLEDGEIVERTELEQLDASVADGETATTDQSITPTVDEDETVRVSVLLYEGEPPEEPTNENADTETYFWVTVTDDPDTDDD; the protein is encoded by the coding sequence ATGAGCTTCGACACGCGAACCTGGACGCACCTGGGATTCGTGAGGCAGTACCCGTTCGATCTGGCCGTGATTTCGCTGGCGGCGATCGCTGCCTACGCTGCTGTCACTTCCTACCCAGCGGGAAGCACGCTTCGGCTCCTGGCCACGTTTCCACTCGTCCTGTTTATTCCAGGATACGCGCTCGTTTCGGTTCTCTTTCCCGGAACCGAGCGAACCGTTCGCCATCCGTCGGGACCGCTCGAGTCGGTCTGGGCCGGGATCGACGTGGTCGAACGGCTCGGGCTGTCGGTCGCGCTCTCGCTGGCGATCGTTCCGATCGTCGTGCTCGTGCTCCCGTTCGGCGCGGGACTCGGAACCGTGTCGATCGCCGCCACGCTCGCCGGACTCTCCGTCGTGTTCGCTCAGCTCGGCGTGATCCGACGGTTGCGAACGCCACAACCCCAGCGGTTCGTCGTCTCGCCGATCGCCGGCATCAATCGCCTTCGAGCGAACGAAAACGCCGTCGCGACGCTCTCTTCGATTCTGCTCGTTGGTGCGATCGCTCTCGCGGCTGGCGCGTTGCTCCTCGGATTCCTCGCGCCGGCATCGGCAGACGGATTCACCGAACTCGGACTCTACACGGAAGATGACGACGGCGACCTGGTCGCTGGCGAGATCCAGAACGAGGTCGAACCCGGTGACTCGGTGCCGGTAACCATCGCCCTCGAGAACAACGAGGGTGAACGGACCGACTACTCGGTGATCGTCCAGGAGCAGGTCCTCGAAGACGGTGAGATCGTCGAGCGAACCGAACTCGAGCAGTTGGACGCGTCGGTCGCGGATGGCGAGACGGCGACGACCGATCAGTCGATCACGCCGACGGTTGACGAAGACGAAACGGTCCGGGTGAGCGTCCTCCTCTACGAAGGCGAGCCGCCGGAGGAACCGACCAACGAGAACGCCGACACGGAGACCTATTTTTGGGTCACCGTCACTGACGACCCCGATACCGACGACGACTGA
- a CDS encoding PadR family transcriptional regulator — translation MHDLTGFQRDLLYVIAGADRPSGQTVKDEVEKYYSSEINHGRLYPNLDTLVNKELVEKGQLDRRTNYYAITDAGRDRIDERREWEEQYVDF, via the coding sequence ATGCACGATCTGACCGGCTTCCAGCGAGATTTACTGTACGTTATCGCCGGCGCCGATCGACCGTCGGGACAGACCGTCAAAGACGAAGTCGAGAAGTATTACAGTTCTGAGATCAATCACGGGCGGCTGTACCCGAACTTGGACACACTGGTCAACAAGGAACTGGTCGAAAAAGGGCAACTCGACAGGCGGACCAATTACTACGCGATTACGGACGCTGGTCGAGACCGAATCGACGAGCGTCGAGAGTGGGAGGAACAGTACGTCGACTTCTGA
- a CDS encoding winged helix-turn-helix domain-containing protein, whose translation MSTKASNTQAEPTPDPAAQLDVLGDECARTILVETSNGPKTAKELTDRTESSSATVYRRINNLLETDLIAECVRFDEDGSHTTAYEATIDQLRVRIGADGISVVRPNATE comes from the coding sequence ATGTCAACGAAAGCGAGCAACACACAGGCGGAACCGACCCCCGACCCCGCGGCACAACTCGACGTGCTCGGCGACGAGTGTGCACGAACGATCCTCGTCGAGACGAGCAACGGGCCGAAAACGGCGAAAGAACTGACCGACCGAACGGAGAGTTCGTCGGCGACAGTCTACCGACGAATCAACAATCTCCTCGAGACCGATCTCATCGCAGAGTGTGTCCGATTCGACGAGGATGGGTCACACACGACCGCGTACGAAGCGACGATCGACCAGCTCCGCGTCCGGATCGGCGCGGACGGAATCAGCGTTGTCCGCCCGAATGCGACCGAGTGA
- a CDS encoding DUF7563 family protein: MESSTAGPRCRNCGTHVTQQFARVFGDNGDVVHGCPACTTYREMQSGGHLPGERRR, from the coding sequence ATGGAATCGTCGACGGCAGGTCCACGCTGTCGAAACTGCGGCACCCACGTCACCCAGCAATTTGCCCGGGTGTTCGGAGACAACGGTGACGTCGTTCACGGCTGTCCCGCCTGTACGACGTATCGGGAGATGCAATCCGGCGGCCATCTCCCCGGAGAACGGCGACGCTGA
- a CDS encoding DUF7344 domain-containing protein → MSVQTSRTDSLAESEVFHILGNDRRRAIVQLLAEESGQIDVSDVATDIAATESDATPVPNNLYKSVYVSLQQTHLPQLEEDAVIEYDSDAKTIASGPNFDDVLTYINGHPDDGSHVLQFHLGLCVLGLAVIALAGLNLPVLSSIDPELWSVLVLLAVAASSLYQLLA, encoded by the coding sequence ATGTCTGTTCAGACGAGCAGAACCGACTCGCTCGCCGAAAGCGAAGTGTTTCACATCCTCGGCAACGACAGACGTCGAGCGATCGTTCAGCTACTCGCCGAGGAGTCAGGACAGATCGACGTCTCCGACGTTGCCACCGATATTGCGGCCACAGAATCGGACGCCACGCCCGTCCCGAACAACCTCTACAAGAGCGTCTACGTCTCGCTCCAGCAGACACATCTCCCTCAACTCGAGGAAGACGCCGTCATCGAGTACGACTCCGACGCAAAGACCATCGCATCCGGGCCCAACTTCGACGATGTTCTCACGTACATCAACGGCCACCCGGACGACGGATCACACGTCCTCCAGTTTCACCTCGGACTCTGTGTCCTCGGACTTGCAGTCATCGCACTCGCGGGATTGAACCTCCCCGTCCTCTCGAGCATCGATCCGGAGCTCTGGAGCGTCCTCGTCTTACTCGCCGTCGCCGCGAGCAGCCTCTATCAGCTGTTGGCCTGA